A single window of Crassostrea angulata isolate pt1a10 chromosome 8, ASM2561291v2, whole genome shotgun sequence DNA harbors:
- the LOC128159322 gene encoding uncharacterized protein LOC128159322, with protein sequence MTRKRQDAIRIIILLLSIETRISSQQPFPDTEDFIPNEHHDVTAFQNKTFAKTQQSNDGHYLDLLSGICREGWVKGRVNDVTVCLRTNTHPLSWSDARDTCRKDFSFLMKMEAPVSIESLELEDYLKRKNIDNIWTGIHEEGGYLVWDEISPHKVRAYNDPLEYELLQRRNWKWNIEPDDEDDDSADNDDFEFHEDSRSTCGLLNFNQYMEKHTLSKRSVEKISKQIKQNDDIPELEQTPAPGSREVDTPQDIRSHLTSMSRLRALERYIEQLSRQNNRRRTTLNANKVKKFIESQRKLLQKQENDREFTTNLNEAIEPAQPTEETDYPDERKDHPKSSYLRKTLDKSKTLPDLKADLEDSNSTFEGVVTPRSIVTTAASLVSIPTRPTRPVIIPLPTDPAYENFTMNDQQANLTEHKLAGVPIPTFKPEEETNIRRDNQEDKNVKNAHPADFVDYEDLLLRESKKHTTQSNVKKPKLKANIHRSATISTEAIVPPKPPVDKKSTKQTTSKKNVHSMKGNKAAKSESISSSEEMTDISPIGIANISEKVKTDKDEKMSQILDSLVSSSENVDSTEDTDEIDDSTETLELNPISKQQKQTTSENKAERVFPQKPPSIAIPPAIITNSRKSKSSKSSSSLSDERKHRASETDEIILTEEIKSNSNEKSSSRTTLEKSSEQSKVSKAVKIPLEKIETPKPVPINIGQADSEELKAYLDAMKPKTKEDGVSDEETGKATKSKSVSGSNPTTLFNTKAFYDLPETSTEKKSISLKSEKTTSEESKKDKKQTSKQRKTITDARGGVPLSLAMLHSDNTSGDDPTDKDGRRQDIANKSPSTHKQKRTKLKKKVSAIPIPVSVIEKNVEKTKREQFQKSNYSSEESIEKTSKLAENIGEKKTTVTSNDKSLSNERKAEKEESFSESVSSDTVSFEDEERDRDKKRKFSKNMKITTGNFPPPINIIKPHLQTQIKERPKQKDDTSSLIEKSDEVVKDSIKSLVVLNKTKPTAEAFFNDQTENEKQLSDENKSSEEIQNNSETGDYTRTTTSATTIRANVPPIPLEKVKEVDSKNRDNDESEEKSGMSKPISTTPFSSLIKIDSNTENSETGDNQKKTAGGIIIPTQSNDIFSSLSDRSIQKSKDMIRNSKESVATSSLTKSNMLTEENIKNVNPLDTTSASLEVDDASQITGSSEELSASTDSSTVTSATLRDNGDDSDSSKDIMESEPDDAILVIDRSNKNNTDSYSSDEESDETKGMKTVTIIPGVEDYGSTSSSKEVSKEIKATLPMPISNIQVRKFKASDEKDGKSLLDETKKVDTPKEGNVRKGSGLDKPTDKDSSNKEKMETILDKVDKHVKQERVKIIKTSVEPDREDVEANRDEKDRKSLNLEKSGDIKLDFERQENAIKKPKSSLHSSIESDESSNVKHINGTATANEVKQISSNRNDNDENSAKESVSNEEEGNDGNKNSNEKITVLATSDNSTDSNQKQEDKSKSNESDVSKENESTLLSFSRHGSDSQFNNSSEEVSSREQTSTSILQTPNSTQSTSIQGNNKEYDEKSSEENVSSIDVQTSTSTPVQSLHKDPTLIIKKNKTDDDADDASAASAAATAAAADDDDGDDDENSSSENKISTSTPVHSLSKDFNIESIEDKNYESKKDIKETVSSEERDVKTSSSTESTPINTAQESGEHSKDSTETAGDTPSFITVSQLHNQVTDVSSSEITENNSHLESKEVISHPTDSLPLNDVVDGNSNENIQIYAKKQASDEKSLVSPSHLSKEGDSTEEIEKVVVKENVANNRSNESDENIMHLMDHSNEEDKSNLLVDSAIESKNTAEDDESHEDMEDPNASVNRTDDNASLSSFEEKTTTKPYLKAYSSSSESTEHFFVSSEEDNDRVVRFRNSEENKLMRSGNYEFKDFYDHNNEIEDDEDMYQKEVNRDKMERDKHFKLKSSSEMPIVLEAIRNIDDSTEETQTIKSDEAFRSLFEKLNNRSKSLMAEAASKDEFRHREDQDLDFAGIRAGEVSEDMDMDPEDILAQEADLRAEARVNQALLPSFQKSQTIPKIASNDGKAHMKLSNCNSRRTSMCYTYPVTVESQASTCDSGWVGHVFHTKCYRIMRNANTIPKMPHKNAMSICKMEGGSVAELNDGYKGNYLLMTLLKSIKEHLGELPPKEDIPPIWVRRGSQDSSCSVMTLSGPIAVECNQSIAVAVCEKNANDIRIQNTRTMNTSLAIKEFAINDKKILQCDLKNSASELPILWFKDGRLIDIKVKKRKSSIFPHLGGRPISPLPEPAETDVTSLELNTWLRKALETSTDQSLTDEIFQGHYWCAAWKTSPFVREKSREIFVRFTDVITFVGIILLPAIPYDERLLHNKIEKNIPPILNIMTDLRYINNIVFRKLQQEFPNLESTSAYPGDISSKPPLLLSFNVYIRASKNYTTADEMPLYKSMRTRYQEILRDGNILTRLPRGTPLRFIRSLKIRSTVSCQQTTLTDPRTRLAANFFPAGINLNVSSIDVCENGERAGKATCKGNFKSGAYWGNIQITRRCGTPDTRMEENDEDSIEQLVDDEEQGEEYENLVQRMTAEERLRELAEMEIEENNLESVIEETAEIADTVEDFKEIDLEYINEIMEKSAISNGKSRFVTAKALETVDRLLTVDDMVFQNAKRVSSIIKNFERIVEDTDLNDDGHFRLVLPNVAMEIYELQKFSQPVIGMAAKTDEDGKAVYTPFNQQRIVSIYNESVLYDDIDVAIHLPPELVEETKAENNSRLYMMVYRDGNMFQDLSMPNNVQQAASDSTRSNNKKLNSFVISASIGGRRIEGLKQKVKTIFRPLKDVGGRTRTCAFYNFTLNNMAGGWSSSGCTYDGQVNGRDVCLCDHLTNFAVLVDYYGQDDRVDHVHEVTLSIISLIGLSLSILGLSLTIISFVFFRKLRKGRAQQTLFNLALAMLCSWVIFLVGIKQTYHFIGCLIVAILLHYFILASFMWMLMEAFLQYLTFVKVLGTYVTRYTLKSVIAAWGLPVIPIICVLSIDHNLYKGGDHYCWMSLDAFYYAFAIPVGVIILANLVIFIITVVSIFRRPQGLRSNQSKHKMAITNLQAAITSFVLLGLSWILGYFAISDARLPFQYAFTILSSLQGFFIFVLFVARKKQVREQWKMICCCIYPDQQKAQRTLSASASYPSTCSSRSTSSTSTLHHQGRTDRSDSCKTTTSFIGSEYDSIYTVPYSRASRDSLYYRKL encoded by the exons ATGACCAGGAAGAGACAAGATGCCATTCGGATAATCATTCTCTTGCTGTCCATAG AGACCCGGATCTCTAGCCAACAACCCTTCCCCGATACCGAGGACTTCATCCCAAATGAACACCACGATGTAACagcttttcaaaataaaacatttgccAAAACCCAACAGTCAAATGATGGACATTACTTAGATCTATTGAGTGGAATTTGCCGGGAGGGGTGGGTCAAAGGTCGGGTTAATGACGTCACAGTCTGTCTCAGAACCAACACACACCCGTTGTCATGGAGCGATGCGCGCGACACCTGTCgaaaagatttttcttttctaatgaAAATGGAGGCACCTGTATCAATCGAGTCCCTGGAGCTTGAGGACTATCTTAAGAGGAAAA ACATTGACAACATTTGGACCGGTATCCATGAGGAAGGGGGCTATCTTGTGTGGGATGAAATCTCTCCACATAAAGTTCGAGCATACAATGA TCCTTTGGAATATGAACTTCTTCAACGTAGGAATTGGAAATGGAACATAGAGCCTGACGATGAGGACGATGATTCAGCTGATAATGACGATTTTGAATTCCACGAAGACAGTCGATCAACCTGTGGCTTGttgaattttaatcaatatatggAGAAACATACACTTTCTAAACGATCTGTGGAAAAgatatcaaaacaaattaagCAGAATGACGATATCCCTGAATTAGAGCAGACTCCAGCTCCAGGTTCTAGAGAGGTGGATACTCCTCAAGACATAAGAAGTCATTTGACATCTATGTCAAGACTACGAGCCTTAGAGCGTTATATAGAACAATTAAGTCGCCAAAACAATAGAAGAAGAACTACACTAAATGCAAATAAAGTGAAAAAATTTATAGAATCTCAGCGCAAGTTGTTACAGAAGCAAGAGAATGACCGAGAGTTCACTACAAATCTAAATGAGGCCATTGAACCTGCTCAGCCCACTGAGGAGACTGATTATCCCGATGAGAGAAAGGATCACCCAAAATCTTCATACTTACGAAAGACTCTTGATAAATCTAAAACATTGCCCGATCTAAAGGCTGATTTAGAAGATTCAAACAGCACATTCGAGGGAGTGGTGACACCAAGATCTATTGTGACGACTGCAGCTAGTCTTGTATCTATTCCTACTCGTCCCACTCGCCCCGTTATTATACCACTGCCTACTGATCCTgcgtatgaaaattttacaatgaaTGATCAACAGGCAAATTTAACTGAACATAAACTAGCTGGTGTCCCCATTCCAACATTTAAACCAGAAGAGGAAACAAACATAAGAAGAGACAATCAAGAAGACAAAAATGTCAAGAATGCACATCCTGCTGATTTTGTTGACTACGAAGATTTGCTTTTAAGAGAATCTAAGAAACATACGACTCAAAGCAATGTTAAAAAGCCAAAACTGAAAGCCAATATTCATAGATCTGCAACGATTTCGACTGAAGCAATTGTGCCCCCAAAACCTCCCGTTGACAAAAAATCAACAAAGCAAACCACATCTAAGAAGAATGTACATTCCATGAAAGGTAATAAGGCTGCAAAGTCTGAATCAATTTCTTCATCTGAAGAAATGACAGATATAAGCCCAATTGGAATCGCAAACATAAGTGAGAAAGTAAAAACTGACAAGGACGAAAAAATGAGCCAAATTCTGGATTCTCTAGTGTCTTCCAGCGAAAACGTGGACTCAACAGAAGACACTGATGAGATTGATGACTCAACAGAAACATTAGAACTTAACCCCATTTCGAAACAGCAGAAACAAACCACATCCGAAAACAAAGCTGAAAGAGTGTTCCCTCAAAAACCACCATCTATTGCTATTCCACCTGCTATAATTACTAACAGCAGAAAATCTAAATCTTCGAAAAGCTCAAGCTCACTGTCCGATGAAAGAAAGCATCGAGCTTCAGAAACAgatgaaattattttaacagaagaaataaaatcaaattccaATGAAAAATCTTCATCAAGGACAACATTAGAAAAAAGTAGTGAACAATCTAAAGTTAGCAAAGCAGTCAAAATACCTTTGGAAAAAATAGAAACACCAAAACCAGTTCCTATCAACATTGGTCAAGCTGATTCTGAAGAATTGAAAGCATATTTAGATGCCATGAAACCTAAAACAAAAGAGGATGGCGTATCAGATGAAGAGACAGGTAAAGCTACAAAAAGCAAAAGTGTAAGTGGTTCAAACCCGACTACCTTATTTAATACAAAAGCTTTTTACGACCTTCCGGAGACCTCGACAGAAAAGAAatctatttcattaaaatcggaaaaaacgACATCTGAGGAatcaaaaaaagataaaaagcaaacgtcaaaacaaagaaaaacaataacaGATGCAAGAGGAGGGGTTCCACTGTCTTTAGCAATGTTACATTCTGATAATACATCAGGGGATGATCCCACTGACAAAGACGGTCGGCGCCAAGACATTGCCAACAAGTCACCTTCAACTCATAAACAGAAGAGAACCAAACTAAAAAAGAAAGTATCAGCTATTCCCATTCCAGTGTCAGTAATAgagaaaaatgtagaaaaaacaaAGCGCGaacaatttcaaaaatcaaattattcatCTGAAGAAAGCATAGAAAAAACCAGTAAACTTGCGGAAAATATTGGAGAAAAAAAGACCACAGTGACCTCTAACGACAAGTCTCTTAGCAATGAAAGAAAGGCAGAAAAAGAGGAAAGTTTCAGCGAGTCAGTGTCTTCAGACACTGTGTCCTTTGAAGACGAGGAAAGGGATCGAGACAAAAAACgtaaatttagtaaaaatatgaaaatcacaACTGGTAATTTTCCTCCACCAATTAATATCATAAAGCCTCATTTACAGACACAGATAAAAGAAAGACCAAAACAAAAAGATGATACATCGTCATTGATTGAAAAAAGCGATGAGGTAGTCAAGGATTCGATAAAATCACTTGTTGTCTTGAATAAAACCAAACCAACTGCAGAGGCATTCTTTAATGACCAAACTGAAAACGAGAAACAATTATCAGACGAAAACAAATCGTCAGAGGAAATACAAAACAACTCAGAAACAGGTGATTATACAAGGACTACAACAAGTGCAACTACAATAAGAGCAAATGTCCCTCCGATTCCTCTTGAAAAAGTAAAAGAAGTAGATAGCAAAAACCGTGACAATGATGAAAGTGAAGAAAAATCTGGAATGTCAAAGCCTATATCAACAACACCGTTTTCCTCTTTGATTAAAATTGACAGTAATACAGAAAATAGCGAAACTGGAGATAATCAAAAGAAAACAGCTGGTGGCATCATTATTCCAACACAATCGAATGACATTTTTAGCAGTTTAAGCGACAGAAGTATTCAAAAAAGTAAAGACATGATAAGGAATTCTAAAGAGTCTGTAGCAACATCTTCTCTTACGAAATCAAATATGTTGActgaagaaaatataaaaaatgttaatccgTTAGACACAACTAGTGCAAGTTTAGAAGTTGATGATGCTTCTCAAATCACTGGTTCGTCCGAAGAATTGTCTGCCTCCACAGATTCTAGCACAGTTACATCTGCAACCCTCAGAGATAACGGGGATGACTCCGATTCATCAAAAGATATCATGGAATCTGAGCCAGATGATGCTATTTTAGTTATTGATAGAAGTAACAAAAACAACACGGACTCTTACTCATCAGACGAGGAATCTGATGAGACTAAAGGAATGAAAACCGTAACGATCATACCAGGGGTGGAAGATTACGGGTCAACAAGTTCATCTAAGGAAGTCAGCAAAGAAATCAAAGCAACCTTACCAATGCCAATATCAAACATTCaagtaagaaaatttaaagCTTCAGACGAAAAAGATGGTAAGTCCCTTCTTGACGAAACAAAGAAAGTTGACACACCTAAAGAAGGAAATGTAAGGAAAGGAAGTGGCCTTGATAAACCGACAGATAAAGATAgttctaataaagaaaaaatggaaaCGATCTTGGATAAAGTTgataaacatgttaaacaagaGCGGGTCAAAATTATTAAGACTTCTGTGGAGCCTGATAGAGAGGATGTTGAGGCAAACCGCGATGAAAAAGATCGAAAGTCATTGAATTTAGAAAAGAGCGGCGATATAAAGCTTGATTTTGAAAGACAGgaaaatgcaatcaaaaaaccaaaatcaagtCTGCATAGTAGCATCGAATCTGATGAATCCTCGAACGTTAAACATATCAACGGAACAGCAACTGCAAATGAAGTAAAACAAATATCATCAAATAGAAATGATAACGATGAAAATTCGGCAAAAGAATCAGTTTCAAATGAAGAAGAAGGAAATGACGGTAACAAAAACAGTAATGAAAAGATAACAGTTTTAGCAACAAGTGACAATTCAACTGATTCAAACCAAAAACAAGAAGATAAAAGCAAGAGCAATGAGTCAGATGTGTCAAAAGAAAATGAGAGTACTCTTTTGTCCTTTTCCCGCCATGGGTCTGATTCCCAATTTAACAATAGCAGTGAAGAGGTTAGTAGTAGAGAACAAACCTCAACTTCAATACTTCAAACTCCCAATTCAACACAATCCACTAGTATCCAAGGAAACAACAAAGAATATGATGAAAAAAGCAGTGAGGAGAACGTTTCCTCTATTGATGTACAAACTTCAACTTCGACTCCAGTCCAATCATTACATAAAGACCCAACCCTTattattaagaaaaacaaaactgatGATGATGCTGATGATGCTTCTGCTGCTTCTGCTGCTGCTACTGCTGCTGCtgctgatgatgatgatggtgatgatgatgaaaacTCAAGTagtgaaaacaaaatttcaacatCTACTCCAGTACACTCACTATCTAAGGATTTCAATATAGAAAGCATTGAGGACAAAAATTATGAGAGTAAAAAGGATATTAAAGAGACTGTTTCCTCTGAAGAAAGAGATGTAAAAACATCGTCGTCAACAGAATCTACACCAATAAATACAGCTCAAGAGAGTGGTGAACATAGCAAAGACAGTACTGAAACTGCAGGCGATACACCAAGCTTTATAACAGTAAGTCAATTGCATAATCAGGTAACAGATGTAAGCAGTAGTGAAATTACAGAAAATAATTCTCATTTGGAATCAAAGGAGGTTATCAGTCATCCTACTGACTCTCTACCTTTGAATGATGTTGTTGACGGGAATAGTAatgaaaatatccaaatatatgCAAAGAAACAAGCCTCTGATGAAAAATCTTTAGTGTCACCGTCGCACCTCTCAAAGGAAGGAGACAGCACAGAAGAAATTGAAAAAGTTGTTGTTAAGGAAAATGTAGCCAATAATAGAAGCAATGAAAGTGATGAAAATATAATGCACTTGATGGATCATTCTAACGAGGAAGACAAATCAAATCTTTTGGTTGACTCTGCTATCGAATCTAAAAACACGGCTGAAGATGATGAAAGCCATGAAGACATGGAAGATCCGAATGCATCGGTAAACCGCACTGACGATAATGCCTCTCTTTcttcatttgaagaaaaaactaCCACAAAACCTTATTTAAAAGCATACAGTAGTTCCAGTGAATCAACGGAACATTTCTTTGTATCATCTGAAGAAGACAATGACAGAGTGGTGAGGTTTCGAAACTCAGAGGAAAATAAGTTGATGAGGAGTGGCAATTACGAATTCAAAGATTTCTACGACCATAACAATGAAATAGAAGATGATGAGGATATGTACCAAAAAGAAGTAAATCGTGATAAAATGGAACGAGACAAGCATTTCAAATTGAAAAGCTCCAGCGAGATGCCTATAGTGTTAGAAGCTATAAGAAATATTGACGATTCTACAGAAGAAACACAAACTATAAAGTCGGACGAGGCATTTAGATCtctgtttgaaaaattaaacaacaGATCTAAAAGTTTAATGGCTGAAGCAGCTTCAAAGGATGAATTCCGTCACAGGGAGGACCAAGATTTAGATTTTGCAGGCATAAGAGCAGGGGAAGTGTCAGAAGACATGGATATGGACCCCGAAGATATACTGGCCCAAGAAGCAGATTTAAGAGCAGAAGCAAGAGTTAATCAAGCGTTGCTTCCGAGCTTTCAGAAGTCTCAAACCATTCCAAAAATTGCATCAAATGATGGAAAGGCCCATATGAAACTCTCAAATTGTAACAGCCGAAGAACATCCATGTGTTACACGTATCCAGTTACTGTCGAGTCCCAAG CATCGACATGCGATTCTGGATGGGTGGGTCATGTTTTCCATACAAAATGTTATCGCATTATGAGAAACGCCAACACAATCCCGAAAATGCCACATAAGAATGCTATGAGCATATGTAAAATGGAAGGCGGAAGTGTTGCTGAACTAAATGATGGATATAAAGGAAATTATCTTTTAATGACGCTATTGAAAAGTATTAAGGAACATTTGGGAGAACTTCCCCCAAAAG AGGATATTCCACCGATATGGGTAAGGCGTGGGTCGCAGGATTCAAGTTGCAGTGTGATGACGCTCTCCGGACCGATTGCTGTTGAATGTAATCAGAGCATAGCTGTTGCGGTTTGTGAAAAGAATGCCAACGATATAC GTATTCAAAATACAAGAACTATGAATACGTCTCTTGCGATTAAGGAGTTTGCAATTAATGACAAAAAGATCCTTCAGTGTGATTTAAAAAACTCGGCTTCGGAATTACCAATTTTGTGGTTTAAAGATGGCCGTCTTATCGacatcaaagtaaaaaaaaggaaaagcaGTATTTTCCCTCATCTTGGAGGTCGACCAATCTCTCCTCTTCCGGAACCAG CGGAGACTGATGTGACCAGCCTGGAGTTGAACACCTGGTTAAGAAAGGCGCTGGAGACGTCAACTGATCAGTCTCTCACAGACGAAATATTCCAGGGACATTACTGGTGTGCGGCTTGGAAAACCAGCCCTTTTGTCAGGGAGAAATCAAGAGAAATATTTGTTCGATTTACTG ATGTTATAACATTTGTGGGAATAATCCTTCTACCAGCCATACCATATGATGAACGATTGCTTCATAACAAGATCGAGAAAAATATTCCACCTATCCTCAACATAATGACAGATCTcagatatataaataatattgtcTTTAGAAAGCTACAGCAGGAGTTTCCTAATCTGGAGAGTACCTCTGCGTATCCTGGAGATATATCGAG CAAACCGCCTCTGCTTTTGTCTTTCAACGTATACATAAGagcgtccaaaaattatacgACAGCAGACGAGATGCCATTGTATAAGAGTATGCGTACCCGATATCAAGAGATACTTAGAGACGGAAATATCCTGACTCGTTTACCGCGTGGAACTCCGCTACGCTTTATTCGATCTTTGAAAATACGTAGTACAG TTTCCTGCCAACAGACAACTTTGACGGACCCAAGAACTAGACTCGCCGCCAACTTCTTCCCAGCAGGGATAAACCTGAATGTTTCTAGCATTGATGTTTGTG AAAATGGCGAAAGGGCTGGAAAAGCAACATGTAAAGGAAACTTCAAGAGTGGTGCATATTGGGGCAACATCCAAATCACAAGAAGATGCGGCACTCCAGATACCAGGATGGAGGAAAACGATGAAGATTCCATCGAACAACTGGTAGACGACGAGGAGCAGGGCGAAGAGTACGAGAACCTAGTTCAAAGAATGACAGCAGAGGAGAGACTGAGGGAACTAGCGGAG ATGGAAATAGAAGAAAACAACCTGGAGAGCGTTATAGAAGAAACGGCAGAAATTGCAGACACAGTtgaagatttcaaagaaatcgATTTGGAGTACATCAATGAAATCATGGAAAAATCCGCTATTAGCAATGGCAAATCTAGATTT gTGACTGCAAAGGCTTTGGAGACAGTTGATAGATTGTTGACTGTAGATGATATGGTTTTTCAAAATGCCAAAAGAGTCAGCAg CATCATCAAAAATTTCGAAAGAATAGTTGAGGATACCGATTTAAATGATGATGGACATTTTCGATTGGTTCTTCCTAATGTCGCAATGGAGATTTATGAACTTCAGAAGTTTTCCCAGCCAGTGATTGGAATGGCCGCAAAGACAGACGAGGACGGGAAGGCGGTGTACACACCTTTCAACCAGCAAAGGATTGTCTCTATTTACAATGAATCTGTACTCTATGATGATATTGATGTTGCGATTCATTTGCCACCAGAGCTGGTTGAAGAAACCAAAGCAG aaaacaattCGAGGTTGTACATGATGGTGTACCGGGATGGCAATATGTTCCAGGATTTGTCCATGCCTAACAATGTCCAACAAGCTGCATCCGATTCAACAcgttcaaacaataaaaaattaaacagttttgTCATTTCTGCCAGCATTGGTGGAAGAAGAATTGAaggattaaaacaaaaagtcaaAACTATCTTCAGGCCACTCAAG GATGTTGGTGGCCGAACCCGTACCTGTGCGTTTTACAACTTTACTCTGAACAACATGGCGGGAGGTTGGTCGTCTTCCGGTTGTACGTATGATGGTCAAGTGAACGGACGTGACGTATGTCTCTGTGATCACCTGACAAACTTCGCCGTACTCGTA GATTACTACGGACAGGACGACCGAGTAGACCACGTGCATGAAGTGACGCTCTCCATCATCTCTCTGATCGGACTCAGCCTCTCTATCCTCGGACTCTCCCTCACCATCATATCCTTTGTTTTCTTcag AAAACTACGCAAAGGACGAGCTCAGCAGACGCTGTTTAACCTGGCACTGGCCATGCTGTGTTCCTGGGTGATATTCCTGGTGGGCATCAAACAGACCTATCATTTCATTGGTTGCCTGATCGTGGCCATTCTCCTGCACTACTTCATCCTGGCCTCCTTTATGTGGATGTTGATGGAAGCGTTCCTTCAGTACCTGACTTTTGTGAAAGTACTTGGTACTTACGTCACCAGATATACCCTGAAGTCCGTAATCGCGGCGTGGG GCCTGCCAGTTATTCCCATCATTTGTGTTTTGAGCATTGACCACAATCTATACAAAGGGGGAGATCACTA TTGTTGGATGTCTTTGGATGCCTTCTACTATGCCTTTGCCATTCCCGTGGGGGTCATCATTCTGGCTAACCTCGTGATCTTCATCATCACAGTGGTTAGCATTTTCAGGAGACCCCAAGGCCTGCGCAGTAACCAGTCTAAACACAAAATGGCCATTACCAACCTACAGGCCGCCATTACTAGCTTCGTACTTCTAG